The Branchiostoma floridae strain S238N-H82 chromosome 10, Bfl_VNyyK, whole genome shotgun sequence genome has a segment encoding these proteins:
- the LOC118424625 gene encoding basic phospholipase A2 Cc2-PLA2-like, giving the protein MKVVLAAAILLVVGFGFEGAVGKPTRSVLQFGAMISHVTGRNPFDYLDYGCYCGLGGSGTPVDDIDRCCEVHDACYGAVDSSDGVGTAHLINYHFTQEAGGLVTCDDRFGTVAREACECDREAAFCFDRYPYPGRQPC; this is encoded by the exons ATGAAGGTCGTGCTAGCAGCAGCGATTCTCCTGG TAGTAGGGTTTGGTTTCGAGGGGGCGGTGGGGAAGCCGACCCGAAGTGTGCTACAGTTCGGCGCCATGATATCTCACGTCACCGGGCGGAATCCGTTCGACTACCTCGACTACGGCTGCTACTGCGGCTTGGGCGGCTCGGGAACACCTGTGGACGACATTGACAG ATGTTGCGAAGTTCACGACGCGTGCTATGGAGCGGTGGACTCCAGTGACGGCGTGGGTACGGCACACCTGATCAACTACCACTTTACTCAGGAGGCGGGTGGACTTGTGACGTGTG ACGACAGGTTCGGCACCGTGGCCCGGGAGGCGTGCGAGTGTGACCGCGAGGCAGCCTTCTGTTTCGACCGCTACCCGTATCCGGGCAGACAGCCTTGCTGA